In one Aricia agestis chromosome 21, ilAriAges1.1, whole genome shotgun sequence genomic region, the following are encoded:
- the LOC121737693 gene encoding uncharacterized protein LOC121737693: protein MQSSNSENHSRKTCNFCFSSSHRIHNCPELLKIQPSERKNAIYNLNLCVNCLHNHGTRKCLSELKCRECNKAHNTILHESYNSANTTPDAGSGPKYTATITKLPDQDLKSSDNNPAEILLATAIIKVQAADGSYHKMRVLLDQGSQTSIITEGAAQILKLPRKKCSGYISGVGNNENICKGMISIKCMSLINDFTFETDVFIMKRLVNNLPSSTFTKPDWSTLNQITLADPEFYKSRPVDILFGADVYSLLLLDGICRPQGTLPMAQQTQLGWILSGSCKTFQCNVILNNISEIHRPSIQIEDIQDLSSISEEHQKCINDIKSSTSGREDGSYVVKLPLKDNFQENLGESKTKAIAQFFQIENKLIRKPDLAHDYKLFMSEYIELGHTTPVAADADITPGCYLSHHCVLHDDSQSTKLRVVFNALAATTPGLCLKDLMHRGPNIQQDLLSLILKWRQFNYALTSDVEKTFRNIRPYLDHQNLQKVILWRSHRSQPLQEYQLATLAYGTKAAPFLAVMTHKQLSSDEQPNYPAGCASRSLAAAQLAEHSLLWEGPSWIPSFDPENYPVVVSYDTTKDLRKKELVNIATTNFNTSIIKQLLNKFSNLRTVIRVIAYGYKFIDIYLHRKNNVTYLTSQDLKCATNMLIKQVQQYSCCSSKETSHLQNGESLKYNKGQISNLNPIFDADGILRVSGRLKHSHLNPDIKHPIIIPHQSKLEDLIIDGKRATKKRLKMCVKCRKNEPILKNQLMGDLPPSRINPSRPDKELKEEKSSKKKSNRISFSKIALSLTLFLMSLTTSAQASYNFTPVNNSIYFDKISNMHIIRDDWRLIVYYDIYPYKEGMSALQKYINYLETICIEIKHKTPCEDITLQLGHELEELKHYNNIIMMNESFVIGNAHKRRRRGLIDGVGYVANSLFGVLDQRFADKYEKDIDLMRKNDKHLFDLWKNQTSVVEAEFNLMKRMESTMRAHHKSINQKINEVRMAYVNLQLYVQNMSFVTDFLTSSITATNLMFSLRKIQDSILDTVTNIYNGKLDFHLISPSQLRNELSVISAQIPKDLAIPVDNLHLKDLYNLLQVRAKYSSKYLIIEIRIPLIERDVYELFNLIPVPRSLNNVMINVQIISEFAAINLKKDSYVTISENDLQSCIRRNPEMILCHIRNPIYHLKDDHNLCETIPNTRTCKTVRNHCKNVWKELKSINRYFYFCCNECNLKILCEGQGAATKLTNAGLLNIGEDCMIKTEDFLINPTKLLSSTMMTGARIDAPEIPSINHMLNISLTDLPAEIDPNNNSEILRQFDSVEKSIDALKKSEPYLLL from the exons atgCAATCGTCGAATTCTGAAAATCATAGCCGCAAGACGTGTAATTTTTGCTTTTCGTCAAGTCATCGCATTCATAACTGTCCGGAGTTATTAAAAATTCAACCTTCTGAACGCAAAAATGCTATTTATAATTTGAACCTTTGTGTCAATTGTTTACATAATCATGGAACTAGAAAATGCCTTTCCGAGTTAAAATGTAGAGAATGCAATAAGGCGCATAATACCATACTTCACGAATCATACAACTCAGCGAATACTACGCCGGACGCCGGATCGGGGCCAAAGTATACAGCCACGATTACGAAATTGCCTGATCAAGACTTGAAGTCATCGGACAATAACCCTGCAGAAATATTACTTGCCACagcaattattaaagtacaagcAGCTGATGGATCTTATCATAAAATGAGAGTCCTTTTGGATCAAGGATCCCAAACCTCAATCATTACCGAAGGGGCTGCTCAGATCTTAAAATTACCCCGTAAAAAATGCAGCGGCTATATTTCAGGAGTCGGGAACAATGAGAATATTTGTAAAGGCATGATCTCTATTAAGTGCATGTCACTTATAAATGATTTTACCTTTGAAACCGACGTGTTTATTATGAAGCGCTTGGTAAACAACTTGCCGAGTTCTACATTTACTAAGCCCGACTGGTCGACCCTTAATCAAATAACCCTAGCTGATCCCGAATTTTATAAAAGTCGGCCGGTCGATATCCTATTTGGCGCTGATGTCTACTCTCTTTTACTATTAGATGGCATCTGCCGACCCCAAGGTACCCTACCTATGGCTCAGCAAACGCAGCTGGGCTGGATCTTGAGCGGTAGCTGCAAAACCTTTCAATGCAACGTCATCCTAAATAATATCTCCGAGATCCATCGTCCATCCATCCAAATCGAGGATATTCAAGACCTTTCATCGATATCTGAAGAACACCAAAAATGCATCAACGATATCAAATCTTCAACCTCAGGGCGCGAGGATGGCAGCTACGTAgtaaaattacccttaaaagaTAATTTCCAGGAAAACTTAGGTGAATCGAAAACAAAGGCTATAGCGCAATTctttcaaattgaaaataaattaattagaaaACCTGACCTAGCTCATGattataaattgtttatgtCTGAGTATATTGAACTCGGACATACGACCCCCGTCGCGGCTGACGCTGACATAACTCCAGGCTGCTACCTATCACACCATTGTGTACTTCACGATGACTCACAAAGCACAAAACTTAGAGTAGTTTTTAATGCACTAGCTGCTACAACACCTGGACTATGCCTCAAAGATCTCATGCATAGAGGGCCGAATATCCAACAAGATCTCCTTAGCCTTATCCTAAAATGGCGGCAATTTAATTATGCTCTAACCAGCGATGTTGAGAAGACGTTTCGTAATATACGGCCATATCTCGATCATCAGAACCTTCAGAAAGTTATATTATGGAGAAGTCATCGATCTCAACCTCTACAGGAATACCAACTAGCGACTCTAGCCTACGGGACTAAGGCGGCACCTTTTCTCGCTGTGATGACCCATAAACAACTCTCTTCGGATGAACAGCCTAATTACCCCGCTGGCTGCGCAAGCCGTAGTTTAGCAGCAGCTCAATTAGCTGAACATTCTCTTTTGTGGGAAGGACCCAGCTGGATACCTTCCTTCGATCCCGAAAATTATCCTGTCGTTGTATCCTATGACACGACGAAAGATCTCAGAAAAAAGGAGTTAGTAAACATCGCCACTACAAACTtcaatacttctataattaaacaattattaaataaatttagtaaTCTGAGAACAGTTATACGAGTTATAGCCTACGGTTACAAGTTCATTGACATATATTTACACCGAAAGAATAACGTAACTTACCTTACATCGCAAGATCTCAAGTGCGCAACAAATATGTTAATaaaacaagtgcaacagtactCCTGTTGCTCTTCTAAGGAAACCTCACATCTTCAGAACGGCGAATCTCTAAAATACAATAAAGGCCAGATCTCAAATCTTAATCCTATTTTTGACGCCGACGGAATATTACGTGTCAGTGGACGGCTGAAACATTCGCATTTGAATCCTGATATTAAACATCCCATCATCATCCCACATCAGTCAAAACTCGAAGATCTCATTATAGATGGCAAAAGAGCTACCAAGAAGCGGCTGAAAATGTGCGTCAAGTGTCGTAAAAACGAACCCATACTGAAAAATCAGCTGATGGGAGACTTACCTCCATCCCGAATAAATCCCAGTCGACCGGACAAGGAACTAAAAGAGGAAAAATCAAGTAAAAAGAAGTCTAATCGTAtatcattttctaaaatagcTTTATCTCTAACACTATTTTTGATGTCCTTAACAACCTCAGCTCAAGCATCCTATAATTTTACCCCAGTCAATAATAGCATTTATTTTGACAAAATCTCTAATATGCATATAATTCGAGACGACTGGCGACTAATTGTCTATTATGATATTTATCCCTATAAAGAAGGTATGTCGGCACTtcaaaaatacattaattacCTCGAGACAATATGTATAGAAATAAAGCATAAGACACCGTGCGAAGATATCACATTACAACTCGGGCACGAGCTCGAAgaattaaaacattataataatattattatgatgaatgaaTCATTTGTAATTGGAAACGCGCATAAGCGCCGGCGCCGAGGCTTAATAGACGGAGTAGGCTACGTTGCAAATAGCTTGTTCGGTGTACTTGACCAGCGGTTTGCTGACAAATATGAAAAGGACATCGATCTTATGAGAAAAAATGACAAACATTTGTTTGATCTCTGGAAAAATCAAACCTCAGTGGTGGAAGCTGAATTTAATCTCATGAAAAGAATGGAGAGTACTATGAGAGCACATCACAAATCTATTAATCAGAAGATAAATGAAGTCAGAATGGCTTATGTAAATCTACAGCTCTACGTTCAAAATATGAGTTTTGTTACAGACTTTTTGACGTCCTCAATAACTGCTACAAATCTTATGTTTAGTCTTAGAAAAATACAGGACTCGATTTTGGACACGGTGACAAATATTTATAATGGGAAACTGGACTTTCACTTAATCTCTCCGAGCCAGCTTAGAAACGAACTAAGTGTAATTTCAGCGCAAATTCCTAAGGATTTGGCGATCCCTGTCGATAATCTCCATCTCAAAGATctctataatttattacaagtgAGAGCCAAGTATAGCTCAAAATATCTCATCATAGAAATTCGTATTCCCCTAATAGAAAGAGACGTCTATGAACTTTTTAATCTCATTCCAGTCCCGAGATCTCTAAACAACGTCATGATAAATGTACAAATTATATCCGAGTTTGCCGCTATTAATTTGAAAAAGGATTCATATGTAACAATCTCCGAGAACGATCTTCAATCCTGCATACGGCGAAATCCAGAAATGATCCTATGCCATATCAGAAATCCTATTTATCACCTAAAGGATGATCACAACCTCTGCGAGACCATCCCTAATACAAGAACATGTAAAACTGTGAGAAATCATTGTAAAAATGTTTGGAAGGAATTAAAATCAATCaacagatatttttatttttgctgcaACGAATGCAATCTTAAAATTCTTTGTGAAGGCCAAGGTGCGGCAACAAAATTAACGAACGCAGGTCTTTTGAACATTGGGGAAGACTGCATGATAAAAACAGAAGACTTTTTGATCAATCCTACCAAACTTTTATCTAGCACTATGATGACTGGCGCCAGGATAGACGCGCCCGAAATACCTTCCATAAATCATATGTTGAATATTTCTCTTACCGATTTGCCCGCTGAGATTGATCCCAATAATAATTCTGAAATCTTAAGACAGTTCGACTCTGTTGAGAAAAGTATTGATGCTCTAAAGAAGAGTGAACCG TATTTGCTGCTGTAG